ATCGCCGGGCGCTATCCCGGCATCACCCCGGTCAACATCCGCCGGGAGAAGCTCGCCGACGCGGTGGCGCGCGAGACCGGCGGCTGGGGCGCCGACGTGGTGTTCGAGGCCAGCGGCAGCCCGCGCGCCTTCGAGGGCATCTTCGCCCTGCCCAGGCCGGGCGGCTGCCTGGTGCTGGTCGGCATGCCGGTGGAGCCGGTCGCCTTCGACGTGGTCTCGGCCGCGGCCAAGGAGATCCGCATCGAGACGATCTTCCGCTATGCCAACGTGTTCGACCGGGCGCTGGCGATGATCTCCTCGGGCAAGGTCGACCTCAAGCCGCTGATCAGCCACACCTTCGCCTTCCAGGACAGCATCGCCGCCTTCGAGCGCGCCGCAGAAGGCCGGCCCGGCGACGTCAAGCTCCAGATCAAGCTCTGAGGATTCAGGCCGGCATGGGCATGGGCGGCAAGAAATACGCCTCCTCCACCGACGTCGCCCGCCTCGCCGGCGTGTCGCAGTCGGCGGTGTCGCGCACCTACCGGCCGGGGGCGAGCGTGTCGGAGGAGACGCGGCGCAAGGTGATGGCGGCGGCGGCCGAGCTCGACTATCGCCCCAGCCTGATCCCGCGCATCATGCTGACCCATCGCTCCAACCTGGTGGCGATCGTCATCGGCGGCATGTACAATCCGTTCTACTCCGCCGTGCTGGAAGGCTTCACCGTCAAGCTGCAGGAGAGCGGCCACCAGGTGCTGCTGGTGCATGTCGACAGCGGCCACTCGCTCGACGCCGTGATCCCCAAATTGGCGAGCTACCGGGTCGACGCCATCGTCAGCGCCCTGGCGATCCTGTCGCCGCAATCGGCGGAGGAGCTGGCCCGCTTCAAGATCCCGGTGATCTCGTTCAACACGCCGGTGAAGAACGAGTGGGTGTCCTCGGTGTGCTGCGACAATGCCGGCTCGGCCCGCATCCTCGCCGACCTGTTCCTCGCCCGCGGCGGCCGGCGCTTCGGCTACATCTCCGGGCCGCCGGCGAGCCCGGCCAACCTCGAGCGCTTCGCCGGCTTCCGCGAGGGGCTGGCGGCGCACGGCATCACCGACATCGCCACGGCGACGGCGGATTTCCGCTATGAGGGTGGGTTCAGGGCGGCGCTGGAGATGTTCGCCCGGCCGGAGCGGCCGGACGCGGTGTTCTGCGCCAACGACCTCGTCGCCATCGGCGCGATCGACGCTCTGCGCCAGCAGATCGGCCTGCGCGTGCCCGAGGACGTGCTGATCGCCGGCTTCGACGACATCCCCTCCGCCTCCTGGGCCGGCTACGACCTCACCACCTTCGTGCATGACGGGCCGCGCATGGTCGACGAGGCGCTGTCGATCCTGCGCGCCGCGGAGACGGCGCATGCGCCGGTGGGCGAAGTGCGCGTGGTGGTGCCGGCCCGCCTCGTCGAGCGCGGCACCACGCGGCGGTAGGGCGCGACACCGCCGGCGCCTCGGCGTATGGTCCGATGTCTCGACACGGAGCCCCCCCGATGCGCCGCGCCGGCCTCACGATCCTGCGGGTGACGATCCTGGCCGCGGCGATCCTGGCGTCGTGGCAGGTCGCGGCGGCGCCGGTGCGCGTCGCCCTGCTGATCGGCAATGCCGCCTATCGCGCGGCGGGGCCCGTCACGACTGCCGTCGCGGACGTCGCGCTCCTGGCCTCCGCGTTCGAGGCGGCGGGATTCGCCTCGGTGGTGACCGTCAAGGACGCCGATCGGTCCGGGATGGATGCGGCCCTGGCCGCCTTCGCGGCCAAGGCCCGGACGGCCGATATCGCGGTCATCTATTTTTCCGGCCACGGCTTCGTCTTCGACGACGAGAACTATCTGCTGGCGATCGACGCGCACGGCGCCGTCGAGAGCGAGGTCGCCGCGGGCGGCGTCTCGTTCCATGCCATGCTCGCCGCCACGGCCGGCGCGAGGCAGCTGCGTCTCGTCATCCTCGATGCGTCCCGGGAGGACCCTTATCTCGACCACATCCAGATCGATCATGTGCGAACGATGCGAAGCGGCCTCGGCCGCATCGAGGTCGAGGAGGCCGGCGAGGCCGTGGCGACGGCAGCACGCGCCGGCGAGGTGGCGCCGGCCGGGAAAGGCCCGCACGGCCTGTTCGCGGAGGCCCTTGCGGCTCATCTCGTCCAGCGCGGGGTCGACTACCTCGCGGGCCTGAACGAGGCCGGCCGCGACGTGAGGCGGAGGAGCCAGGGCAGGCAGGAGCCGTCATTCACGGCGAGCGCCGTAGCCCAGGTGTTTCTGGGACCGCCATAGGCGGGCCACCGGCGCCGGCCCGTCAGATCCGCTCGACGAAGCGCAGCTCGTTCAGCCGGCGCTTCATCTGCCGGAAGCGTTGGCCGTGCGCCTCGTCGCGGCGCAGCGCCACCGCGGTGGAGAGCACGTCGACCACCACCAGCGCGGCGATGCGCGACATGGTCGGGGTATAGATGTCGGTGTTGTCGAGCGTCTCCACCACCAGCGCCACGTCGCAATGCTCGACCAGCACCGAGCCGGGCGTGCCGATGATGCCGATCACCTCGGCTCCGTTCTCGCGAGCGGTGCGCGCCACCTCGACGATCGAGCGCGTGCGGCCGGTGTTGGAGATCACCACGGCGACGTCGCCCGGCCGCATCATCGAAGCGACCATGATCTGCTGGTGCGAATCGAGCTGCGCTCCGCACGGCACGCCGAACAGCGGGAATTTCTGCTGGGCGTCGCGCGCCACGATGGCCGAGGCGCCGAAGCCGAAGAACTCGATCTGGCGCGCCGCCTCGAGGATGGCGATGGCCCGCCCCAGCGCCGGCCGGTCGAGATGATGCCGGGCCCAGTCAAGGCTGGTGATGGTGTAGTCGAAGATCTTTTCCACCACCGCCTCGGGCGGATCGGAGCCGAGCAGCACGGAATGGGTGGCGGGCGTGCCGAGCGCCAGGCTCTGGGCCAGGCGCAGCTTGAACTCCTGGAAGCCGACGCAGCCCAGGGCGACGCAGAACCGGATCACCGTGGGCTGGCTGACCTCGGCGAAGCCGGCGGTCTCGGCCAGGGTGGCGCCGAGCAGGCGCTGCGGGTCGGCGAGGACGAGGTCCGCGACCTTGCGCTCGGACTTGCGCAGCTCGTCGTGGAGCGTGCGCACCACCTCCAGGATGTTCTGGGTCGTGGGCCGGGGCGTCTGGGTCTGGTCGCGCAACATCGCTGGGTCCCGCACGGAAGCAACATTTCTCGCGACGCCAGCCGATCCCCTCCCCCTTGTGGGGAGGGGCAAGGGATGGGGGTCCATCAGGAAAAGGCGAGCCCCATGACAACGACCCCCACCCTTTATCCCTCCCCACAAGGGGGAGGGAAGGCCCAGGCGTCGAGCCTGGATCAACATCGGCCGCGTCTCGCGCCGTCTCGCGCGCTTGGTCGATCGCGCCCTTCTACGCCGCCCGCAGCCGATACTCCACCTGCACGCGCGCCCGCAGCAGCTCGAGCGGCGCAGCCACGGCGGCGCGGGCGTCGATTTCGGCGGGATCGGCGGTGTTGAAGGCGAACAGGCCGTGGTGGTGGGCGATCATCGCCGGAATGCCGCAGCTGGCGCACAGCGCCGCCGCCTCGTCGAGGGTCAGGTTGCCGGCGATGCCGGCCGCGCGCAGCGCCGGCGAGCGGCCGTTGACCGGCAGCAGTGCCAGATGGGACCGCAGCGCCGCGACCTCGGCCGCC
The sequence above is drawn from the Labrys wisconsinensis genome and encodes:
- a CDS encoding LacI family DNA-binding transcriptional regulator → MGMGGKKYASSTDVARLAGVSQSAVSRTYRPGASVSEETRRKVMAAAAELDYRPSLIPRIMLTHRSNLVAIVIGGMYNPFYSAVLEGFTVKLQESGHQVLLVHVDSGHSLDAVIPKLASYRVDAIVSALAILSPQSAEELARFKIPVISFNTPVKNEWVSSVCCDNAGSARILADLFLARGGRRFGYISGPPASPANLERFAGFREGLAAHGITDIATATADFRYEGGFRAALEMFARPERPDAVFCANDLVAIGAIDALRQQIGLRVPEDVLIAGFDDIPSASWAGYDLTTFVHDGPRMVDEALSILRAAETAHAPVGEVRVVVPARLVERGTTRR
- a CDS encoding caspase family protein, giving the protein MRRAGLTILRVTILAAAILASWQVAAAPVRVALLIGNAAYRAAGPVTTAVADVALLASAFEAAGFASVVTVKDADRSGMDAALAAFAAKARTADIAVIYFSGHGFVFDDENYLLAIDAHGAVESEVAAGGVSFHAMLAATAGARQLRLVILDASREDPYLDHIQIDHVRTMRSGLGRIEVEEAGEAVATAARAGEVAPAGKGPHGLFAEALAAHLVQRGVDYLAGLNEAGRDVRRRSQGRQEPSFTASAVAQVFLGPP
- a CDS encoding SIS domain-containing protein; the encoded protein is MLRDQTQTPRPTTQNILEVVRTLHDELRKSERKVADLVLADPQRLLGATLAETAGFAEVSQPTVIRFCVALGCVGFQEFKLRLAQSLALGTPATHSVLLGSDPPEAVVEKIFDYTITSLDWARHHLDRPALGRAIAILEAARQIEFFGFGASAIVARDAQQKFPLFGVPCGAQLDSHQQIMVASMMRPGDVAVVISNTGRTRSIVEVARTARENGAEVIGIIGTPGSVLVEHCDVALVVETLDNTDIYTPTMSRIAALVVVDVLSTAVALRRDEAHGQRFRQMKRRLNELRFVERI